AGAGAATGTTACCTCTCCTTGGCCTCAGCGGCGCGGTCTCTCTGCCTGCGGTTCTTGAACCAGTTGCTGACCTGCGTGGTTGTGAGCCCTGTGGCCTCGGCCAGCTCGCGTTTCTCTCTCGGTGAGGGATAAGGATTATGGGAGTACCATTCTTTAAGTACGCAACGACTTTTCTCCTTGAAACAGTAGCTTGTCTCCTCACCGTCCCAGATGGTGCGCGGCAGCGGGAACTTCCTGCGCACCCGGTACTTGCCCACGGCGCCGAGCGGTCGCCCGCGCAGCTTCTCTGCCTCGATGTAGTGCGCCTTGAGCCACAGCTGCTGCAGCTTGCCGTGGTTGTGCGGCGAGAACTGGTGGCTCTCTAGTACCTTGTAGAGTTCACGAAAGTTCCCTCGGTGGAAAGCCACCACGGCCTTGGCCTTGAGCACGGACTCGTTCTTGTGCAGGTGCTCGCAGGCGGGTAGCGACCACAAGAAGCGGCCGAGGCGCTCGATGCTCCCTCCCTGCTGcagcacctcacacacacacgccacttGTTCCTGCGTGAAGCCAAAGGTCGGCGGCACCGCGGCCATGGTCGTGCGCGCTTCGCGTGTCCTGTTCCTTGCTCAGTCAACTCCGCTGGCTCTCTACCACTTCACGTACATTCACACGTTCACGCAGATGACTAAGGGATTCTATCTGTTCCCACGGGCGAAACTCGATTCTCGTGGGGTGTCTGAAAAATGCATGACCAACGGCACCAGTAAAAACTTCTGTCACATTAATTGCTATGCGTAAAAGTGGATCATTTGCTCCAACGGATAATTACAGGATCTAGGCTAATAAAGAGTGTAGGTGATCTTATTCCTGCTGTGCGTCTTCACGTTGTGCGCAGTAGAATACATTATTTCCTCGATGGTGTTGAACTGTTAGCCCGCCCTCCGGTAACCGAATCTCCTTATAGGAGCGCGTCCTCAAGTTTGTGGAGCAGTTTGTGTATATCGTCACGATATGGacaaaatactgtatgtgttctATATAGCTACTCATACCAGTGTATTGAAACATTGATTAACcaataaaaaattatatggCATGGTTGCTCaattactttaattattttGGGCACCCGTGACTGACTTTTCTGGGTCAT
This is a stretch of genomic DNA from Ictalurus punctatus breed USDA103 chromosome 13, Coco_2.0, whole genome shotgun sequence. It encodes these proteins:
- the six2b gene encoding homeobox protein SIX2b, translating into MAAVPPTFGFTQEQVACVCEVLQQGGSIERLGRFLWSLPACEHLHKNESVLKAKAVVAFHRGNFRELYKVLESHQFSPHNHGKLQQLWLKAHYIEAEKLRGRPLGAVGKYRVRRKFPLPRTIWDGEETSYCFKEKSRCVLKEWYSHNPYPSPREKRELAEATGLTTTQVSNWFKNRRQRDRAAEAKERENEGANQNGHNPLPSQMTESKSQCESSDDDKSPPGTPDHLSMSPALLLPTSSGLPPLHSFAPPAGPSASDTHHPHPHLHHPHPHHQHSHHEQQHLSLHDSLLNPMAASLVDLGS